The Pirellulales bacterium genome has a segment encoding these proteins:
- a CDS encoding HAD family phosphatase, producing MNSAITPRAVVFDLDGLMFNTEELYQDVGAELLRRRGCDFGADLLDAMMGRPNHVALQIMIDWHDLSATVDELSRETDEIFPAILDARLEPMPGLLDLLAALERHGIPKAIATSSRRSFVEDVLSRFALVPRFDFMLTSESVTQGKPHPEIYQKAAAAFGLSPREMAVLEDSANGCKAAVTAGARVVAVPGGHSLNHDFTGAEFVAQSLGDQRIYAMLGLAAPQARPSS from the coding sequence ATGAATTCCGCGATCACGCCCCGGGCCGTCGTCTTCGATCTCGACGGCCTGATGTTCAATACCGAGGAGCTTTATCAGGACGTCGGCGCCGAGCTGTTGCGCCGCCGGGGCTGCGACTTCGGCGCCGATCTGCTCGATGCCATGATGGGGCGCCCGAATCACGTTGCCTTGCAAATCATGATCGACTGGCACGATCTATCGGCCACGGTCGACGAGCTGTCGCGCGAAACGGATGAAATTTTCCCGGCCATTCTCGATGCTCGGCTGGAACCGATGCCGGGCCTGCTCGACCTGCTCGCCGCGCTTGAGCGTCATGGCATCCCCAAGGCCATCGCCACCAGCAGCCGGCGCTCGTTCGTCGAGGATGTGCTGTCGCGCTTTGCCCTGGTGCCGCGCTTCGACTTTATGCTGACGTCCGAAAGCGTGACGCAAGGCAAACCGCATCCCGAGATTTATCAGAAGGCGGCCGCGGCGTTTGGCCTTTCCCCGCGCGAGATGGCGGTCCTGGAAGACAGCGCCAACGGCTGTAAAGCCGCGGTCACGGCCGGTGCGCGCGTGGTGGCGGTGCCCGGTGGTCACAGCCTGAACCATGACTTTACAGGCGCCGAGTTCGTGGCGCAAAGTCTTGGCGATCAACGCATCTACGCCATGCTCGGCCTGGCGGCGCCCCAGGCCCGACCCTCGTCTTGA
- a CDS encoding NTP transferase domain-containing protein translates to MSRTMAVIQPRGTTAGCKPHHARKLGGQSLMERVVRRVTDCERLERVVVVVSDRPEDEEIFNLVPRDVAVFVSQRHDALARVSDAVDHFRPDAVVCVPADQPCIDPDFVDRLIITAGEHPTCDYISYSSRDGQPAILSPLGVFAEWCRSSALRRADREATSASDREEVTRYLYSHPEIFRLRLIPVPTELDRDDLRLTVEHEEDWDHLHTIYDALGHEGFEWRQITDLLHRNPQVLARMAHLNREFATR, encoded by the coding sequence ATGTCGAGAACGATGGCGGTCATTCAACCACGCGGCACCACGGCCGGATGCAAGCCGCATCACGCGCGCAAGCTGGGCGGACAATCACTTATGGAACGCGTGGTGCGCCGCGTGACCGATTGCGAGCGGCTGGAACGCGTCGTGGTCGTGGTCAGCGACCGCCCCGAAGACGAAGAAATCTTCAACCTGGTACCGCGCGACGTGGCCGTCTTCGTCAGCCAGCGGCACGACGCGCTGGCGCGTGTCAGCGACGCGGTCGACCATTTCCGGCCTGACGCCGTCGTGTGCGTGCCGGCCGATCAGCCGTGCATCGACCCGGACTTCGTCGATCGTTTGATTATCACGGCCGGCGAGCATCCGACGTGCGACTACATCAGCTACAGCTCGCGCGACGGGCAGCCGGCGATCCTGTCGCCGTTGGGGGTGTTTGCCGAATGGTGTCGGTCGAGCGCCTTGAGGCGCGCCGACCGCGAAGCCACGAGCGCGAGCGATCGCGAGGAAGTGACGCGATACCTGTATTCGCACCCCGAGATCTTTCGGCTTCGCCTGATTCCGGTCCCCACGGAGCTGGATCGAGACGATCTGCGCCTGACCGTTGAACACGAGGAAGACTGGGACCACTTGCACACGATCTACGACGCGCTCGGGCACGAGGGTTTCGAATGGCGGCAGATCACGGATTTGCTGCATCGCAACCCGCAAGTGCTGGCGCGAATGGCACATTTGAACCGCGAGTTTGCGACGCGCTAG
- a CDS encoding HAD family hydrolase, whose translation MGAKTETYLTPAEPGLALGSAAWSAPQSPEFSAAPVTRARLSVPPSSVAPSAPSIQVVLFDVDDVLYDASSWERWLAQMFARLSPRSEADFAEAWQDVFLPTVHRGEQDFHAALAGCLKAIGLAARHIDEIVAASRGQRRKAQTNVRPFPAVRTTLTRLQSAGIGRAVLANTDRSAQTLRMQLDRLRLTGLFDQVLTSTELSASLTDVAAFSQALQVVNCAAEEAIFVTHHVRALSAAQSAGLRTAGFNVRQGACGAKCIDRFEELLFIVLAQVESTEEKRCAG comes from the coding sequence ATGGGTGCGAAAACAGAGACGTATTTGACGCCCGCGGAACCGGGGCTTGCTCTTGGCAGCGCGGCCTGGAGTGCGCCGCAATCGCCCGAGTTTTCGGCGGCACCAGTGACGCGCGCTCGGCTGAGTGTTCCCCCCTCGTCGGTCGCGCCAAGCGCGCCTTCGATCCAGGTGGTGCTGTTTGACGTCGACGATGTGCTGTACGACGCGTCGAGCTGGGAGCGCTGGCTGGCCCAGATGTTCGCGCGACTATCGCCGCGCTCGGAAGCCGATTTCGCGGAAGCGTGGCAAGATGTCTTCTTGCCGACGGTCCATCGGGGGGAGCAGGATTTTCACGCCGCGCTGGCCGGCTGTTTGAAAGCGATCGGCCTCGCGGCTCGTCACATCGACGAGATCGTCGCCGCTAGTCGCGGTCAACGGCGCAAAGCTCAAACCAATGTTCGGCCATTTCCCGCGGTGCGCACCACGCTCACGCGGCTGCAGTCGGCGGGGATCGGCCGGGCTGTGCTGGCCAATACCGACCGTTCGGCACAAACGCTGCGCATGCAACTCGACCGTCTTCGCCTGACAGGCCTCTTCGACCAGGTGCTCACTTCGACGGAATTGTCTGCCAGTCTGACTGACGTGGCAGCTTTCTCGCAAGCGCTGCAGGTCGTGAATTGCGCGGCGGAGGAAGCAATCTTTGTTACCCACCACGTTCGCGCCTTGTCGGCGGCCCAGAGCGCGGGCCTGCGTACGGCGGGGTTCAACGTTCGTCAGGGTGCCTGCGGCGCGAAGTGCATCGATCGTTTCGAGGAACTGCTTTTTATCGTGCTCGCGCAGGTCGAGTCGACTGAGGAAAAACGCTGCGCCGGCTGA
- a CDS encoding FeoA family protein, which translates to MDDCIPLENLEVGASGAIAAVVGRGELLHRLDEIGLRPGAEVQMVQAGRPCIVRVNGQRLCLRADELSHVLVRSGVLA; encoded by the coding sequence GTGGACGATTGCATTCCGCTCGAGAATCTGGAAGTCGGCGCTTCCGGCGCCATCGCGGCGGTCGTGGGCCGTGGCGAATTGCTGCACCGCCTGGACGAGATCGGTCTGCGTCCGGGGGCCGAAGTGCAAATGGTGCAGGCGGGACGCCCGTGCATCGTGCGGGTCAATGGCCAACGGCTGTGCCTGCGGGCCGATGAGTTATCGCACGTGCTGGTACGATCGGGAGTGCTGGCGTGA
- a CDS encoding ferrous iron transport protein A, which yields MNRLADLPVGSKARVVKVTGDDEISWRLLEMGLTPGVDVELLGTAPLGDPLEFDVRGYHLSVRRSEAQRVEIESL from the coding sequence GTGAACCGGCTGGCCGACCTCCCCGTGGGAAGCAAGGCTCGCGTCGTCAAGGTGACGGGCGACGACGAAATCTCCTGGCGATTGCTCGAGATGGGACTGACGCCGGGCGTCGACGTCGAACTGCTGGGAACCGCGCCCTTGGGAGACCCGCTCGAATTCGATGTGCGCGGCTACCACCTGAGTGTTCGCCGCAGCGAAGCGCAACGTGTCGAGATCGAGTCTCTATAA